The following proteins are encoded in a genomic region of Heptranchias perlo isolate sHepPer1 chromosome 6, sHepPer1.hap1, whole genome shotgun sequence:
- the LOC137322435 gene encoding olfactory receptor 52B4-like: MNHSALSHEEFTLQGVPNGDGHHLLIAIVFLLVYIIIIAANLIIIFLVKTDTNLHGPMYYLLCILAGIDIILSNVTIPKILAMYVFQSNTISLKACATQMFFVYCTALSESTLLVAMAYDRYVAICQPFNYHKLKFHYVILGVAVVIFLRAMCFVVVAWLLTRAIYCDSNFIQNCYCNYGSLSKLACSGVTASDAITYPLSFLITLPDSALIVFSYVKIFKVALNAGQGEARSKALNTCTTHFCVLMLFYTSALFEFTMYLIPSLFSPELHFVVAVTFAIFQPIFNPIIYSVRTKEIRNSFLKLLGRRRITDGSLRS; the protein is encoded by the coding sequence atgaacCACAGTGCCTTGAGCCACGAGGAGTTCACGCTACAAGGTGTCCCCAACGGGGACGGTCACCATCTCCTAATAGCCATCGTCTTTCTGTTGGTTTATATCATCATCATTGCAGCCAATCTAATCATTATATTCTTGGTCAAGACAGATACCAACCTGCACGGACCCATGTATTACTTACTCTGCATCCTCGCCGGCATCGATATCATCCTGAGCAACGTGACCATTCCCAAGATTTTAGCCATGTATGTGTTTCAATCCAACACCATTTCCCTGAAGGCTTGCGCCACCCAGATGTTTTTCGTCTATTGCACGGCGTTGAGTGAATCGACGCTTCTGGTCGCTATGGCTTACGACCGATACGTGGCCATTTGCCAACCCTTTAACTACCACAAGCTGAAGTTCCATTACGTGATCCTGGGGGTGGCTGTGGTCATTTTCCTTCGGGCCATGTGCTTCGTCGTAGTTGCGTGGTTACTGACCCGGGCCATCTACTGCGACTCCAACTTTATCCAGAATTGCTATTGCAATTACGGCTCCCTCTCCAAACTGGCCTGTAGCGGTGTGACAGCGAGTGACGCCATCACCTACCCCTTGTCCTTTCTCATCACCTTGCCGGACAGCGCCCTCATTGTCTTTTCCTACGTCAAGATTTTCAAAGTGGCTCTCAACGCTGGGCAAGGGGAGGCCCGCAGCAAAGCCCTCAACACCTGCACCACCCATTTCTGCGTCCTGATGTTGTTTTACACCAGCGCTCTCTTCGAGTTCACCATGTACCTTATCCCCAGCCTCTTCTCTCCCGAGTTACACTTTGTGGTCGCTGTCACTTTCGCTATTTTCCAGCCCATCTTCAACCCCATCATATACAGCGTGAGGACGAAGGAAATCAGGAACAGCTTCCTGAAGTTATTGGGCAGGAGGAGAATTACAGATGGATCGCTAAGAAGTTAA